A window from Erythrolamprus reginae isolate rEryReg1 chromosome 11, rEryReg1.hap1, whole genome shotgun sequence encodes these proteins:
- the DBR1 gene encoding lariat debranching enzyme codes for MKVAVAGCCHGALDKLYETLQLLEERHGDARADLLLCAGDFQAVRNAADLRCMAVPSKYRQLGGFAKYYSGEKKAPVLTIFIGGNHEASNHLQELPYGGWVAPNIYYLGFAGVVRYRGVRIGGLSGIFKGHDYRKGHFEYPPYSQDTVRSIYHVRNIEVFKLKQLKQPMDVFLSHDWPRGIYHYGNKAWLLRKKSFFRSEVENNTLGSPAASELLHHLKPSYWFSAHLHVKFAALMQHQAENSEEKPKTTKFLALDKCLPHRDFLQIVEIEHNPTASESLEYDPEWIAVLKATNELINVSPCYWNMPENNGLHEKWDYDVTEEDIKKLLEEVNHDLVIPQNFSITEACYNSNKSQQKTDLIHRISPQTTEFCARFGLVDINAKIQQRTEEQRGDVPGSEEEEEEEEKEEDEINTTGSMMETSGDVSSLISLNPDEILLDDDSCDEEPSSDLSCNTSEAFSDIRILPGSMVVSPNDTLDIREDELEKSSGGNQAEEQSPDEKSLKRLSDENKEGTVGPKKIKRRNQAIYASKDEDETEGENPLS; via the exons ATGAAGGTGGCGGTGGCCGGGTGCTGTCATGGCGCGCTGGATAAGCTGTACGAGACTCTGCAGCTGCTGGAGGAGCGGCACGGCGACGCCCGGGCGGATTTGCTGCTTTGCGCCGGGGATTTCCAAGCCGTGCGCAACGCGGCCGACCTGCGCTGCATGGCGGTGCCGTCCAAGTACCGGCAGTTGGGAGGCTTTGCCAA ATATTATTCTGGAGAGAAGAAAGCACCTGTCCTGACTATCTTCATTGGTGGAAACCACGAGGCCTCCAACCACTTGCAAGAGTTACCGTATGGTGGATGGGTGGCACCCAACATCTATTATCTTG GTTTTGCTGGAGTTGTTAGGTACCGAGGGGTGAGAATTGGTGGCCTCTCTGGTATTTTCAAAGGTCATGATTATAGAAAAG GCCATTTTGAGTATCCTCCTTACAGCCAGGATACAGTACGAAGCATCTATCATGTAAGAAATATTGAAGTCTTCAAGCTGAAGCAG CTCAAGCAGCCCATGGATGTATTTTTGTCCCACGATTGGCCTAGAGGCATTTACCACTACGGAAACAAGGCGTGGCTCCTTAGGAAGAAATCCTTCTTCCGCTCAGAAGTGGAGAACAATACTTTAGGGAGTCCAGCAGCGTCAGAACTCCTGCACCACTTGAAACCCAGTTACTGGTTTTCGGCCCATTTGCACGTCAAGTTTGCAGCATTAATGCAGCATCAG GCTGAGAATAGTGAAGAGAAACCCAAAACTACCAAGTTTCTGGCTCTGGATAAATGCCTGCCCCACAGGGATTTCCTTCAG ATTGTAGAGATTGAACACAATCCCACTGCATCTGAAAGTCTGGAATACGACCCTGAATGGATTGCTGTTCTGAAGGCTACTAATGAACTCATTAATGTCTCTCCTTGTTACTGGAACATGCCTGAAAACAATGGACTGCATGAAAA ATGGGACTACGATGTCACGGAAGAAGACATCAAGAAGCTGTTGGAAGAAGTCAACCATGACCTTGTGATTCCCCAGAACTTCAGCATCACAGAGGCTTGTTACAATTCAAACAAGTCTCAGCAAAAGACGGACTTGATTCATAGAATCAGCCCCCAGACTACTGAGTTCTGTGCCCGGTTCGGCCTGGTGGACATCAATGCTAAAATTCAACAACGGACGGAAGAGCAGAGAGGTGATGTGCCTGGgagtgaagaagaagaggaagaggaggagaaggaggaagacgaAATAAACACTACCGGATCGATGATGGAGACTAGCGGCGACGTCTCCAGTTTAATTTCTTTGAACCCTGATGAAATATTGCTGGATGACGATAGCTGTGACGAAGAGCCATCCTCTGACCTTTCCTGCAATACGTCAGAAGCCTTTTCCGATATCAGAATCCTGCCTGGATCTATGGTGGTGTCCCCCAATGACACTCTGGATATTAGAGAAGATGAGCTGGAGAAATCCAGCGGCGGAAATCAGGCTGAGGAACAAAGCCCCGATGAGAAGTCTCTGAAGCGCCTAAGTGATGAGAACAAAGAAGGGACAGTTGGCCCCAAGAAGATCAAAAGGCGGAACCAGGCTATCTATGCTTCCAAAGACGAAGATGAGACAGAAGGGGAGAATCCTTTGTCTTGA